TAAAAACCATCAAAAGACGGGTTGCCTGGAGCTAGAGTAGATGTTTCTCTTGAATGTTCCTTAGATGAATCCGCCTCATGATTTTTTTCTACTCGAATGGGCTGGTAATAATTAAGTCCTATAAAATCATTTTTTCCCGCATTTCTTTTTATCGTATCCAGTTCTTCTTCTGTCCAGCTTGGCGTCCAGCCTTTCTCCTTTAACTGCTCAGCCACATAAGACGGATATTCACCTTTTAATATTGGATCATAATACCAAAAAGTTTCATATTCATTGGCATGCCTGGCAGCTACTACATTCTCATGTTTATCATCTATGCTGTAAGCTGGCAAGAAAACATGGGTAATACCTATCTCCCCGTAATGATTCAGTTTTTTATAGACTTCTACGGTTTTTGCATGTGCATAAAACACGTAATGCGTCGCTTGAAAGTACTTCTTCTCATCGTTTTGGATACCAGGCGGATGTGCTCCTTTTAAATAGCCTAATCCGCAAAACATAACTGTTTCATTGAACGTAATCCAATGTTTGACGCGGTCGCCGAATGACTGAAAACAAATTTCTGCATACTTGACAAAGGCGTCAGCTGTTCGCTTATTTGTCCATCCTCCGTCTTCTTCAAGAGTCAGAGGCAAATCCCAATGATACAGTGTAACGAATGGAACAATACCATATTTTAAACATTCATCAATCACATTATTATAAAATTCCAAGCCCTTTTCATTGACTTCTCCGTCTCCTGTCGGCAAAATACGGGCCCATGAAATGGAAAAACGGTACGATTCAAGCCCCATCTCTGCCATTAACTTAATATCTTCTTTGTAGCGATGATAATGGTCTATGGCTACATCTCCGTTTGTGCCGTTATACGTTTTCCCCGGAATCTTTGAAAAGACATCCCAGTTCGTTTTACCTTTACCATCTTCATTCCAGGCGCCTTCTATTTGATAAGAAGCAGAAGCTGCTCCGAATAAAAAATCATATGGAAACTTCATTTTAAACCCTCCATTTTTATATCAGCTCACCTAATTCATTGCCATATATTATATTTATAGGTACAAATATTAATGTGATTATATCCTTTTTTTCAATTTTTGACTACATAAATTTCGTAACATATTAAAACATACGTATAAAAGACAGTATCTGCGGTAATGGGAGAATTAAATCCAAGCGCCATTAATAAAGAAAAAAGACGTTAATCCTTCTGAATTAACGCCCCCTCCTTAACTTGAAGATGAAAGTAACCTTACTTTTCCCCTTATTGTATCTTGTTTTCCTTCTTACATTCTTTTATATCAGTAACCTATTTACCAAATGAATAATCCAACAACCATAGCACTTAACAAGGAAACAGCCATTCCGCTCAGCAGCATCTTCCAGACATTCCTTCCGATAATGTGCGATTTTTCTTCATCAAGGATGGAATTAAATGTTCCATAAATCATGCCTACTGTACTGAAGTTGGCAAATGAGGTGAGGAATGTCACTGCAACGGCCACAGTATGCGGAGCAAGGGTGTCAACTTTATCTTTTAAATCGAGCAAGGCAACAAACTCATTGGTAGCAAGTTTGATTCCCATTAATTGAGCAACATACATCGCATCACTCCCAGTTAAACCTAGCAAGAAAGCGAATGGACTAAAAAGAACTGAGAAGATTTTTTGAATCGTCAAACCGTTGACAAAGAAACTTAATATACCGTTTAAGCTGGCCGTCAATGCTACATAACCGATTACCATAGCTGTAATGACAATAACCATCTTGATTCCCACAAGCATACTGTTAGAAATAGTGGAAAAGAAATCTTTACGTTCCTCTTTAGTAGGAACATATACGACATCCTCCTCTTTGCTGACAGCTACAGGATTAAGCATGTTAGCGATCAGCAGTGCGTTTAAACAGTTTAATGGAATAGCAACAAACACATATGTAGCAGGAACCATGGATAAATAAGCCCCGATAATGGATCCGCTAATACTGCTCATGCCCATTATTCCAAATGTCAGCAATCTCTGAGTTTTTATAGCACCAAGCTGGAGACGCAGAACAGCAAGAGCTTCGGTATTTCCAAGGAACATCATCTGAATGGAAAAAAAGCTCTCAAGTTTTGGCAATCCGGATACTTTTGAGATGAGCCAGCCTACTTTATCGATAATCCAGGTCAGGATACCGAAATACGATAAAATGTCAAA
The window above is part of the Metabacillus dongyingensis genome. Proteins encoded here:
- a CDS encoding GH1 family beta-glucosidase, with translation MKFPYDFLFGAASASYQIEGAWNEDGKGKTNWDVFSKIPGKTYNGTNGDVAIDHYHRYKEDIKLMAEMGLESYRFSISWARILPTGDGEVNEKGLEFYNNVIDECLKYGIVPFVTLYHWDLPLTLEEDGGWTNKRTADAFVKYAEICFQSFGDRVKHWITFNETVMFCGLGYLKGAHPPGIQNDEKKYFQATHYVFYAHAKTVEVYKKLNHYGEIGITHVFLPAYSIDDKHENVVAARHANEYETFWYYDPILKGEYPSYVAEQLKEKGWTPSWTEEELDTIKRNAGKNDFIGLNYYQPIRVEKNHEADSSKEHSRETSTLAPGNPSFDGFYRTVKMEDKTYTKWGWEISPQGFLDGLHMLKDRYGDIKMYVTENGLGDEDPIIDGEIVDVPRIKYIEEHLKVIKRAIKEGIHLKGYYAWSVIDLLSWLNGYKKQYGFIYVDHHDHLNRKKKLSFHWYKHIIETRGEEL
- a CDS encoding nucleoside transporter C-terminal domain-containing protein, translated to MYFLLNILGVLVVIGIVYICSPNKRNVKWKAILTLIVVEFIITWFMLSTKIGTWVINQIAAFFTWLIACANEGISFVFPSAMANEQVDFFFSALMPIIFIITFFDILSYFGILTWIIDKVGWLISKVSGLPKLESFFSIQMMFLGNTEALAVLRLQLGAIKTQRLLTFGIMGMSSISGSIIGAYLSMVPATYVFVAIPLNCLNALLIANMLNPVAVSKEEDVVYVPTKEERKDFFSTISNSMLVGIKMVIVITAMVIGYVALTASLNGILSFFVNGLTIQKIFSVLFSPFAFLLGLTGSDAMYVAQLMGIKLATNEFVALLDLKDKVDTLAPHTVAVAVTFLTSFANFSTVGMIYGTFNSILDEEKSHIIGRNVWKMLLSGMAVSLLSAMVVGLFIW